One Mytilus trossulus isolate FHL-02 chromosome 5, PNRI_Mtr1.1.1.hap1, whole genome shotgun sequence DNA segment encodes these proteins:
- the LOC134719587 gene encoding uncharacterized protein LOC134719587, whose product MKVMTKSNSAYDPAHGHTEPDNNQQAYLMNSPDTIHLSISHAAVATNEVSNTYSHSRNTVDDPDVMYDHTIRHTVRNTGDGDYGITHRILTEGDYDVSGNYRQSLNSETDPVYN is encoded by the coding sequence ATGAAAGTTATGACAAAATCGAATTCAGCATATGATCCGGCCCATGGACATACAGAACCAGATAATAATCAACAAGCTTATTTGATGAATTCACCTGATACCATACATCTTTCAATTTCACACGCAGCTGTTGCGACAAATGAAGTGTCAAATACTTACTCACATTCTCGAAACACCGTGGATGACCCTGATGTTATGTATGACCATACAATACGCCATACTGTCCGAAACACTGGTGATGGTGATTATGGCATTACACACAGGATACTTACAGAGGGTGACTACGATGTGTCTGGAAACTATCGTCAGTCACTTAACAGCGAGACAGATCCTGTCTACAACTAA